A window of the Isosphaera pallida ATCC 43644 genome harbors these coding sequences:
- a CDS encoding VOC family protein codes for MIPSRIEHVALFADDAPALRAFYETRFGMRTVLEHPGDPPGYFLADDQGQAIEIIGKPPGVEPVNPRYVCHLAFRVALEDYEPSRRQLRDDGLQFEEGTEVDTDAMKTFFFFDPAGNRIQIVWRRNPLV; via the coding sequence ATGATCCCGTCGCGCATCGAGCACGTCGCGTTGTTCGCCGACGATGCGCCCGCCCTCCGCGCGTTCTACGAAACGCGGTTTGGAATGCGGACCGTTTTGGAACACCCTGGCGATCCGCCCGGCTACTTCCTGGCCGACGACCAAGGCCAGGCCATTGAGATCATCGGCAAGCCTCCCGGTGTGGAACCGGTCAATCCCCGTTACGTCTGTCACCTCGCCTTCCGCGTCGCTTTGGAAGATTACGAACCCAGCCGTCGGCAACTCCGTGACGACGGGCTGCAATTCGAGGAGGGAACCGAGGTGGACACCGACGCCATGAAAACCTTTTTCTTCTTCGACCCTGCGGGTAACCGGATCCAGATCGTCTGGCGTCGCAATCCCCTAGTCTGA
- a CDS encoding type B 50S ribosomal protein L31, giving the protein MKKDIHPNYREVVFHDASSGFRFLTRSTVKTNQKTVWEDGQEYPLVTVDVSAASHPFFTGQQKFVDAAGRVEKFRQKFGRASATGYGRKGKAKAETADAQS; this is encoded by the coding sequence ATGAAGAAGGACATCCACCCTAACTATCGAGAAGTGGTGTTCCACGACGCCTCCAGCGGCTTCCGATTTTTGACCCGCTCGACGGTCAAAACCAATCAAAAGACGGTCTGGGAGGATGGTCAGGAATACCCCTTGGTGACCGTGGACGTCTCCGCGGCCTCCCACCCCTTCTTCACCGGCCAGCAGAAGTTCGTGGACGCCGCCGGACGGGTCGAGAAGTTCCGCCAGAAGTTTGGTCGCGCTAGCGCAACTGGTTACGGCCGCAAAGGCAAAGCCAAGGCTGAAACCGCCGACGCTCAGAGCTGA
- a CDS encoding carboxylesterase family protein, with the protein MGKPSWRGSGGLGLALVMLAWILGWPKGYAQDQLDEEPADLVAREAWTMPPTTGNTGRAPLPTDAWIHAWITGAWSPERPDQGFTDLEGRERAWTRVRADEEGRFPNDRRGSLALMTLTRDTPEIRLLDIEGHLATMVNGESHVGDIYGTLGSSPPIALPAGRSWLVVQRRGGPLSVRLRRPPAPVFLDPRDPTTPDLIVGSTEPTHAAVIVINASHETRDGQSLRVRGDWPGARSSLTELPSLPPLSFRKVGFRIDGPFPDRPGPVKLTVELIRGRDPALEGATTLSQANDPTRLMLTLQAVSPDQTHKRTFISNLDGSVQYYGVVPPVRSLGDLSKRQGTELPAAMVLSLHGASVEAIDQARSYAPKTWCRLIAPTNRRPYGFDWEDWGRLDALEVLDEAQRRFPTDPARVYLTGHSMGGHGTWHLGVHAVDRFAAIGPSAGWLALVPEGGLAERLIDPAWPEETRRAAEFVVRGSNPSDTLTLATNLTDRAIYGLHGDADDNVSVNESRRMAERLREFHRDWTIHEQPGAGHWWDVEGAGVACVDWTPMFDLFARRRRPDPSETRRIRYATYSPAVGSGTGWGFIEAQNEPYQLSAIDLTLDPIERKIVGTTANVSRLRIELGGLALSTSGRIAPLTVELDGTTLRLDPDRGPDRPPAQRMWLARRLQSPNGTPGGWQVIPQPGPELKNPERQGGFKQAFTNRAILVYGTQGTPEANAWALAKARYDAETFWYRGNGSLDVIADVAFRAGEHPDRNVVLYGGADLNAAWNAVLGPEAPLRVERGGWSLGRNRWRGDDFGVLAVLPRRGGSRGLVGVVAGTGLPGMRALDRLPVFISGVQPPDLLAIGPESWRDGLSAVRAAGFFGEDWSVETGRFAFPTPPQSP; encoded by the coding sequence GTGGGCAAACCATCATGGCGTGGAAGCGGGGGGCTGGGCCTGGCGCTGGTGATGCTGGCGTGGATCTTGGGGTGGCCCAAGGGGTACGCTCAGGATCAGCTTGACGAGGAACCCGCCGACTTGGTGGCGCGGGAGGCCTGGACCATGCCGCCGACCACGGGCAACACGGGCCGTGCGCCGTTGCCCACCGACGCTTGGATTCATGCCTGGATCACTGGAGCGTGGTCGCCGGAGCGTCCCGATCAGGGTTTCACCGATTTGGAGGGTCGGGAACGCGCCTGGACCCGGGTGAGGGCCGACGAGGAGGGTCGGTTTCCCAACGACCGCCGAGGTTCGTTGGCACTCATGACCTTGACCCGTGACACTCCCGAGATTCGCCTGTTGGACATTGAGGGACATCTCGCCACGATGGTCAATGGCGAGTCTCATGTCGGCGACATCTACGGCACCTTGGGGTCGTCGCCGCCGATCGCCCTGCCGGCAGGCCGCTCCTGGCTGGTCGTCCAGCGGCGGGGGGGGCCGCTTTCGGTGCGTCTGAGGAGACCGCCGGCTCCGGTCTTCCTCGATCCCCGCGATCCGACCACGCCCGACCTGATCGTGGGGTCGACTGAACCGACCCACGCGGCGGTGATCGTCATCAACGCCAGTCACGAGACCCGCGACGGCCAAAGTCTTCGAGTCCGGGGCGATTGGCCCGGCGCGCGTTCCAGTTTGACCGAACTGCCCTCGTTGCCCCCTCTGAGTTTCCGCAAAGTTGGCTTCCGAATCGACGGCCCGTTTCCCGACCGTCCCGGCCCCGTCAAGCTCACGGTCGAACTGATCCGAGGCCGCGACCCAGCGCTGGAGGGCGCAACCACGCTCAGCCAGGCCAATGACCCCACCCGCTTGATGCTGACGCTCCAGGCAGTTTCCCCCGACCAAACGCACAAGCGAACCTTTATCAGTAACCTTGATGGATCGGTGCAATATTATGGCGTGGTGCCGCCGGTCCGCTCGCTAGGCGATCTGAGCAAGCGTCAAGGAACGGAGCTGCCTGCGGCGATGGTCCTGAGTCTTCACGGCGCGTCGGTCGAGGCGATTGACCAGGCGCGGTCCTACGCTCCGAAAACCTGGTGTCGCTTGATCGCGCCGACTAACCGCCGTCCCTATGGATTCGATTGGGAGGACTGGGGCCGTCTGGACGCCCTGGAGGTGCTTGACGAGGCTCAACGACGCTTTCCCACCGACCCGGCGCGGGTTTATCTGACCGGGCACTCGATGGGCGGACACGGCACGTGGCACCTGGGAGTTCACGCGGTGGACCGCTTCGCCGCGATCGGCCCCAGCGCCGGTTGGCTGGCGTTGGTGCCCGAGGGAGGATTGGCGGAGCGTTTGATCGATCCCGCCTGGCCGGAGGAAACCCGACGGGCGGCCGAGTTCGTCGTGCGGGGTTCCAACCCCTCGGACACCCTGACCCTGGCGACCAACCTCACCGATCGGGCGATCTACGGCTTGCACGGTGACGCTGACGACAATGTGTCAGTCAACGAATCGCGGCGGATGGCGGAACGCCTGCGGGAGTTTCACCGCGATTGGACGATCCACGAACAACCGGGCGCGGGCCACTGGTGGGATGTCGAGGGGGCGGGAGTCGCCTGCGTGGACTGGACGCCGATGTTCGATCTGTTTGCGCGGCGGCGGCGTCCCGACCCGTCCGAGACTCGTCGGATCCGTTACGCCACCTATTCCCCCGCGGTCGGCTCCGGGACCGGTTGGGGATTCATCGAAGCGCAAAACGAACCGTATCAGCTCAGCGCGATCGACCTGACGCTGGACCCGATCGAGCGCAAGATCGTGGGGACCACGGCCAACGTGTCGCGGTTGCGGATCGAGCTGGGAGGCTTGGCGTTGTCCACCAGCGGCCGAATCGCCCCCCTCACCGTCGAACTCGATGGGACGACCTTGCGTTTGGACCCTGATCGGGGACCGGATCGTCCCCCAGCGCAACGGATGTGGCTGGCTCGCCGGCTCCAGAGTCCGAATGGCACGCCCGGCGGCTGGCAAGTGATTCCCCAACCGGGGCCGGAACTGAAAAATCCGGAGCGGCAGGGCGGTTTCAAGCAGGCGTTCACGAACCGGGCAATCCTGGTCTACGGCACCCAAGGCACGCCCGAAGCCAACGCCTGGGCGCTGGCCAAAGCCCGTTACGACGCCGAGACCTTCTGGTACCGCGGCAACGGCTCGCTGGACGTGATCGCCGACGTGGCCTTCCGCGCCGGGGAGCATCCCGACCGCAACGTAGTCCTTTATGGCGGGGCCGACCTCAACGCCGCGTGGAACGCGGTGCTCGGCCCTGAGGCTCCGCTTAGGGTCGAGCGGGGCGGTTGGAGTCTGGGCCGCAATCGCTGGCGCGGTGACGACTTCGGCGTGCTAGCGGTGCTGCCACGACGGGGAGGCTCCCGAGGTCTGGTCGGGGTGGTCGCGGGCACCGGCCTACCCGGCATGAGGGCGCTGGACCGCCTCCCGGTCTTCATCTCCGGCGTTCAACCGCCCGACCTGCTGGCGATCGGTCCTGAGTCGTGGCGCGACGGTCTCAGCGCGGTGCGGGCCGCGGGCTTCTTCGGCGAGGACTGGAGCGTGGAGACCGGACGATTCGCCTTCCCAACTCCGCCCCAGTCACCTTGA
- a CDS encoding FeoA family protein, which yields MATAEWSDPAALAVPDALEARGTIDALMPLPMIPVGTTARVVEVVGGCATTQRLRELGLCRGARVRLVSTEGGCGGCLVAVGHRKLGFRTGELTSVLVQPDQAEPVQ from the coding sequence ATGGCGACGGCGGAATGGAGCGACCCGGCGGCGTTGGCGGTTCCTGATGCGTTGGAAGCACGGGGGACGATCGACGCGCTGATGCCGTTGCCGATGATTCCGGTCGGGACCACGGCGCGGGTGGTGGAAGTGGTGGGTGGTTGCGCCACCACGCAGCGGCTGCGGGAACTGGGCCTTTGCCGTGGGGCGCGGGTGCGTTTGGTCTCCACCGAAGGGGGATGCGGCGGCTGTCTGGTGGCGGTGGGCCATCGCAAACTGGGCTTCCGCACGGGCGAGTTGACCTCGGTGCTAGTTCAGCCCGATCAGGCGGAGCCGGTTCAATGA
- a CDS encoding FeoA family protein gives MTDHPPETPPGWSLSRLSPGQTGRVLEIVGDDPISCRVLEMGMTPGVVVKMVGRAPLGDPLEFELRGYRLSLRRDEAERVRIEPPAIG, from the coding sequence ATGACGGATCACCCGCCCGAGACACCCCCTGGTTGGTCTTTGTCCCGCTTGTCTCCCGGCCAAACTGGCCGAGTGTTGGAGATCGTGGGAGACGACCCAATCTCCTGCCGGGTTCTCGAGATGGGCATGACGCCCGGCGTCGTGGTCAAAATGGTGGGTCGGGCTCCGTTGGGCGATCCGCTTGAATTCGAGCTGCGCGGTTACCGCCTCAGCCTGCGCCGCGACGAGGCCGAGCGGGTGCGAATCGAGCCGCCCGCCATCGGGTGA
- the feoB gene encoding ferrous iron transport protein B, protein MRTRPLSIALVGNPNTGKSTLFNALAGTRQKVGNYPGVTVEKKTGKTRLADGREVELIDLPGTYSLAPRSPDEMVAVDVLLGREPGEPRPDLVICILDASNLARNLYLFSQVRELGLPVVVALNMIDLAQRRGIGVEIAELERRLGVPVVAIQANKGKGIDALKARLATALDHRDTQATALPPLEVLPTEVRAEVEGVVRALDQVGHPLPRYLAERLLLDPHGQVQRELLEQGEPLAGVLEQVHQARERLKQVGKPVPAIEAMARYEWIGRVLDGVVVSTTPASEPPADAQTTAKVDWSDRLDRVLTHRVWGSLVFLLLMAVMFYAIFQFAVVPMDAIDSGFAWLGDRFEESLPDGALKGLAIDGVLGGVGGVVVFLPQIMILFMFLTILEDCGYLARAAYLADRLLKAIGLSGKSFIPLLSAHACAIPAVMASRVIEERRDRLATILVTPLMSCSARLPVYFLMAGAFLPREGWNGWLQPLAIFSMYAIGWGVAIAAALIFKRSLLKGPTPPFVMELPTYKWPSPVHVVRRMIEEGLRFLRRAGTLILAVSIVVWALLYFPRDAATVEAAYRTEIAMLEQALETLPENDPQRASLQERREELDTIIEGDYQRSSVLGRFGRAIEPVVKPLGWDWRIGVAALASFPAREVVVGVLGVMFDAGEVDAGDEVERVRLGESLRQAQWPDGSPLFTVPVALSIMVFFALCSQCAATLVVIRKETGGWKWAGLTFAYMTGLAYLGALITYQVGTYGFGG, encoded by the coding sequence TTGCGGACGCGCCCCCTTTCCATCGCGTTGGTGGGCAACCCCAACACCGGCAAATCGACGCTGTTCAACGCGCTGGCGGGGACTCGTCAGAAGGTGGGGAATTATCCGGGGGTCACGGTCGAGAAGAAGACGGGCAAGACCCGTCTGGCCGATGGTCGGGAGGTGGAACTCATCGACCTTCCCGGCACGTACAGCTTGGCCCCGCGTTCGCCCGATGAGATGGTGGCGGTCGATGTGCTGCTGGGACGTGAGCCAGGTGAGCCCCGTCCCGATTTGGTGATCTGCATCCTGGACGCCTCCAACCTGGCCCGCAATCTCTATCTCTTCAGTCAGGTCCGCGAGTTGGGTCTGCCGGTGGTCGTGGCGCTCAACATGATTGACCTGGCTCAGCGTCGCGGAATCGGCGTCGAGATCGCCGAACTGGAGCGACGGCTGGGGGTGCCGGTGGTGGCGATCCAGGCCAACAAGGGCAAAGGGATCGACGCCCTCAAGGCACGTCTGGCCACCGCGCTCGATCACCGCGACACCCAGGCAACGGCCCTCCCGCCGTTGGAGGTGTTGCCCACCGAGGTGCGTGCCGAGGTCGAGGGAGTGGTTCGGGCCCTCGACCAAGTTGGGCATCCCCTGCCCCGCTACTTGGCTGAGCGGTTGCTGCTCGACCCCCACGGCCAGGTGCAGCGCGAACTCCTCGAACAGGGCGAGCCGCTGGCCGGGGTGCTTGAGCAGGTCCACCAGGCTCGCGAGCGTCTCAAGCAAGTCGGTAAGCCGGTGCCGGCGATCGAGGCCATGGCGCGTTATGAATGGATTGGCCGCGTACTCGACGGCGTGGTGGTCTCGACCACGCCGGCATCCGAACCACCTGCCGACGCCCAAACCACGGCGAAGGTGGACTGGTCAGATCGTCTGGACCGGGTGCTGACCCACCGTGTTTGGGGCTCCCTGGTCTTCCTCTTGTTGATGGCGGTGATGTTTTACGCGATTTTCCAATTCGCCGTGGTGCCGATGGACGCGATCGACTCCGGCTTCGCTTGGTTGGGCGATCGGTTCGAGGAAAGTTTGCCCGACGGAGCGCTCAAGGGGCTGGCGATCGACGGCGTGCTGGGTGGGGTGGGCGGCGTGGTTGTCTTCCTGCCTCAAATTATGATCCTCTTCATGTTTCTTACGATTTTAGAAGACTGCGGCTACCTCGCCCGCGCGGCCTATCTGGCCGATCGGTTGCTCAAGGCGATCGGTCTGAGCGGCAAGTCGTTCATTCCGTTGCTCTCGGCCCACGCCTGCGCGATCCCGGCGGTTATGGCCTCGCGGGTGATCGAGGAGCGCCGCGACCGTCTGGCAACGATTCTAGTAACGCCGTTGATGTCGTGCAGCGCCCGGTTGCCGGTCTATTTCCTCATGGCCGGGGCATTCTTGCCGCGCGAGGGCTGGAATGGCTGGCTGCAACCGCTGGCGATCTTCTCGATGTACGCGATCGGCTGGGGCGTGGCGATCGCGGCGGCGCTGATTTTCAAGCGCAGCCTGCTCAAGGGGCCGACGCCGCCGTTCGTCATGGAGTTGCCCACCTACAAATGGCCCTCGCCGGTTCATGTTGTCCGCCGGATGATCGAGGAGGGGCTGCGGTTTCTGCGACGGGCGGGCACGCTGATTCTGGCGGTGTCAATCGTCGTTTGGGCGTTGCTCTACTTCCCACGCGACGCCGCGACGGTCGAAGCGGCGTATCGAACCGAAATCGCCATGCTTGAGCAGGCGTTGGAAACGCTCCCAGAAAACGATCCCCAACGCGCGTCGCTCCAGGAACGTCGGGAGGAGTTGGACACGATCATCGAGGGGGATTATCAGCGTTCCAGCGTGTTGGGTCGGTTTGGCCGGGCGATCGAGCCAGTGGTCAAGCCGTTGGGTTGGGACTGGCGGATCGGCGTGGCGGCCCTCGCATCGTTTCCGGCCCGCGAGGTGGTCGTCGGGGTCTTGGGCGTCATGTTCGACGCCGGCGAGGTGGACGCCGGCGACGAGGTCGAACGAGTCCGCCTCGGCGAATCGCTCCGCCAAGCCCAGTGGCCTGACGGCTCACCGCTGTTCACCGTGCCGGTGGCGCTCTCGATCATGGTCTTCTTCGCCCTCTGCTCCCAGTGCGCCGCCACTCTGGTGGTCATCCGCAAGGAGACCGGAGGCTGGAAATGGGCCGGTTTGACCTTCGCTTATATGACTGGACTTGCTTATCTCGGCGCACTGATCACCTATCAGGTCGGCACTTATGGATTCGGCGGTTGA
- a CDS encoding sugar phosphate isomerase/epimerase family protein has protein sequence MSEHQTKLEHRRTWIKGAIVAAAGLTAGGLESREAAGSQVPTAHPSFATRPSARFCLNTSTIREAKLGLEAMVDLAARVGYDAIEPWINEIDAYRQSGGSLTDLRKRIEDAGLSIPSAIGFFDYLSDDPALRREGLETAKRSMELVAALGGTRIAAPPFRNTERDDLSPLAAAERYAALLEVGRGLGVTPMLEIWGFSRTFKRLGEAAHAAMETGHPDACILADVYHLRKGGSPFSTLGWLNGSRLPHFHINDYPAQPGPEGLADKDRVFPGDGVAPLGEIVRLLTANGFNGFWSLELFNPEYWRRDPEAVAREGLEKTRKAVLGTV, from the coding sequence ATGAGTGAGCATCAAACGAAGCTGGAACATCGACGAACCTGGATCAAGGGAGCCATAGTCGCCGCGGCCGGTTTGACGGCAGGCGGTCTCGAATCGCGGGAGGCGGCGGGTTCCCAGGTTCCAACGGCTCACCCTTCGTTCGCAACGCGACCCTCGGCCCGGTTCTGCCTCAACACCAGTACGATCCGCGAGGCCAAACTCGGGTTGGAGGCGATGGTTGACCTGGCAGCGCGGGTGGGGTACGACGCGATCGAACCGTGGATCAATGAGATCGACGCCTATCGTCAATCCGGCGGCTCGTTGACCGATCTGCGCAAGCGAATCGAAGATGCCGGCCTGAGCATCCCCAGCGCGATTGGATTTTTCGACTATCTGTCAGACGATCCCGCCCTACGCCGCGAGGGGCTGGAGACGGCTAAACGCTCGATGGAGTTGGTGGCGGCTCTAGGGGGAACTCGGATTGCTGCTCCGCCGTTCCGCAACACCGAGCGCGATGATCTCTCGCCGCTGGCCGCCGCCGAACGATACGCAGCGTTGTTGGAGGTGGGCCGGGGACTGGGCGTCACGCCGATGCTGGAGATCTGGGGCTTCTCTCGCACCTTCAAGCGTCTGGGCGAAGCGGCGCACGCGGCGATGGAGACCGGTCATCCCGACGCCTGCATTCTGGCCGACGTGTACCATCTGCGCAAAGGTGGCTCGCCATTTTCGACCCTAGGATGGTTGAACGGCTCCCGACTACCGCACTTTCACATCAACGACTATCCCGCCCAACCTGGTCCCGAGGGTCTGGCCGACAAGGACCGGGTCTTCCCCGGCGACGGCGTGGCCCCTCTGGGCGAGATTGTTCGGCTCCTGACCGCCAACGGCTTCAACGGATTCTGGTCGCTAGAGTTATTCAACCCCGAATATTGGCGGCGCGATCCCGAAGCGGTGGCCCGCGAAGGGTTGGAGAAGACCCGCAAGGCGGTCCTGGGGACAGTTTGA
- the panB gene encoding 3-methyl-2-oxobutanoate hydroxymethyltransferase: MPPSCSSSPSAATPQDSSGPAVQPPDLIRYKSRGRLITMLTAYDAPTARALDRAGIDCLLVGDSVAMTVQGRETTLSVTLDQMIYHGEIVARVARRALVVIDLPFGSYQTSVAQAIDSAVRCLKETRAKAVKLEGGRTMASTIAALTSAGIPVMAHIGLTPQAVHQLGGYKIQRDEERLLEDAHAVAQAGAFAVVLECVPASAAAAVTAALTIPTIGIGAGPHCDGQVLVIHDLLGSTDGFQPKFARRYDDFASRMTDAARRFAAEVAQRTFPGPEESFEMRS, translated from the coding sequence ATGCCGCCGTCCTGCTCCTCGTCCCCCTCCGCCGCCACGCCCCAGGACAGCAGCGGACCAGCAGTCCAGCCCCCGGACCTAATCCGCTACAAATCGCGGGGACGCCTCATCACCATGCTCACCGCCTACGACGCCCCCACCGCCCGCGCCCTGGACCGCGCTGGCATCGACTGTCTGCTGGTGGGCGACTCGGTGGCCATGACCGTCCAGGGACGCGAAACCACCTTGTCCGTCACGCTTGACCAGATGATCTACCACGGAGAAATCGTCGCCCGCGTAGCGCGACGCGCCTTGGTGGTCATCGACCTCCCGTTTGGTTCCTATCAGACCTCGGTGGCTCAAGCGATCGATTCGGCGGTCCGCTGCCTCAAGGAGACCCGCGCCAAGGCGGTCAAGCTGGAGGGTGGGCGAACGATGGCGTCAACCATCGCTGCCCTCACGTCGGCGGGGATTCCGGTGATGGCCCACATCGGTCTGACCCCGCAAGCGGTTCACCAACTCGGCGGCTACAAAATTCAGCGCGACGAGGAGCGTCTTTTGGAAGACGCCCACGCCGTCGCCCAGGCCGGGGCGTTCGCGGTTGTGTTGGAATGCGTGCCAGCATCCGCAGCCGCGGCCGTCACCGCCGCGTTGACAATCCCCACCATCGGCATCGGAGCCGGTCCCCACTGCGACGGTCAGGTGCTGGTCATTCACGACCTGCTCGGCTCCACCGACGGCTTCCAACCCAAGTTCGCGCGGCGTTACGACGACTTCGCCAGCCGCATGACCGACGCCGCCCGCCGCTTCGCCGCCGAAGTCGCTCAACGCACCTTTCCCGGACCCGAGGAGAGCTTTGAGATGAGATCATAA
- a CDS encoding FAD-binding oxidoreductase — MSSSITTTSPATPSRPRSHPGLALIDRLTAIVGSSNILANRDELLVYECDGYMLERTLPDVVVFPTCTEQVAAVVKLCNELGVPFVPRGAGTSLAGGTLAVGGGVMICLTRMRRIVEINHRDRYAIVEAGVVNVWLTRALAGTGLHYAPDPSSQTSCTIGGNVGTNSGGPHTLKYGVTVNHVLGVEMVMPDGSIVWFGGPTRDNPGYDLTGLMVGNEGTFGICTQAIVNLARDPEAGRTFLVVFDSIDACAQTISGLIASGIVPAALEMLDNLMINAVERAFKMGFPTNAQSLLIIELDGLEAGMDREARAVEAIVAQHGGQLHKSVAFRTRQEPEYKAIWKARKSAFGAIGRISPTYCTQDGVVPRTQLPHILREINRIAQDHDLRIANVFHAGDGNIHPIVLFDERDPDQVRRALSASRALLEECIKVGGSVSGEHGIGVEKLEFMSKLFTHDDLEVMAAVRDALNPKGLCSPNKLVPIGCGCVERTHPGRRGAA, encoded by the coding sequence CAACGTCGCCCGCAACGCCGTCACGTCCTCGATCGCATCCGGGGTTGGCGTTGATTGACCGTTTGACCGCGATCGTCGGTTCCTCCAACATTTTGGCCAACCGCGACGAGTTGCTGGTGTACGAGTGCGACGGCTACATGTTAGAGCGGACTCTGCCCGACGTGGTGGTGTTTCCCACGTGTACCGAACAAGTCGCGGCCGTGGTCAAGCTTTGTAACGAGCTGGGCGTGCCGTTTGTGCCCCGAGGGGCCGGCACCAGTTTGGCGGGCGGCACCCTAGCCGTCGGCGGCGGGGTCATGATCTGCCTGACCCGGATGCGCCGGATTGTCGAGATCAACCACCGCGACCGCTACGCCATCGTCGAGGCCGGCGTGGTCAACGTCTGGCTGACCCGCGCCCTGGCCGGAACGGGACTGCACTACGCCCCCGACCCCTCCAGCCAAACCTCCTGCACCATTGGCGGCAACGTCGGCACCAACTCGGGCGGGCCCCACACCCTCAAATACGGCGTGACGGTCAATCATGTGCTGGGCGTCGAGATGGTCATGCCCGACGGATCGATCGTCTGGTTCGGCGGCCCAACCCGCGACAATCCCGGCTACGACTTGACCGGCCTGATGGTTGGCAACGAAGGCACCTTCGGCATCTGCACCCAGGCCATCGTCAACCTCGCCCGCGACCCCGAGGCTGGACGCACCTTCCTCGTTGTCTTTGACTCGATCGACGCCTGCGCTCAAACCATCTCCGGACTGATCGCTTCGGGCATCGTCCCCGCAGCGCTGGAGATGCTCGACAACCTTATGATCAACGCCGTCGAGCGCGCCTTCAAAATGGGCTTCCCCACCAACGCCCAATCCCTGCTCATCATTGAACTCGATGGTCTGGAGGCCGGCATGGACCGCGAAGCCCGCGCCGTTGAGGCGATCGTGGCCCAACACGGCGGCCAGTTGCATAAATCGGTCGCGTTCCGCACCCGCCAGGAGCCAGAGTACAAGGCAATCTGGAAAGCCCGCAAATCGGCCTTCGGCGCGATTGGACGCATCAGCCCCACCTACTGCACCCAGGACGGCGTGGTACCCCGCACCCAGCTGCCCCACATCCTCCGCGAGATCAACCGAATCGCCCAGGACCACGACCTCCGCATCGCCAACGTCTTCCACGCCGGAGACGGCAACATCCATCCCATCGTCCTCTTCGACGAGCGCGATCCCGACCAGGTCCGCCGCGCCCTCTCGGCCAGCCGCGCCTTGTTGGAGGAGTGCATCAAGGTCGGCGGTAGCGTCAGCGGCGAACATGGTATCGGCGTCGAAAAACTTGAATTTATGTCTAAACTCTTCACCCACGATGATCTGGAAGTGATGGCCGCGGTGCGCGACGCGCTGAATCCGAAGGGGCTTTGCTCGCCCAACAAACTCGTGCCGATCGGCTGCGGCTGCGTCGAACGTACCCACCCCGGCCGTCGGGGCGCGGCCTGA